A window of Campylobacter pinnipediorum subsp. pinnipediorum contains these coding sequences:
- a CDS encoding DNA adenine methylase, translating to MVNTKENDAYLKEQILTYLGNKRSLLNFINQGVDIAKKELFKDKLSVGDLFSGSGIVSRNLKQHASYIVANDLELYSKITNECYLFNADFEFKKELLNLNKKLNKNIQTSLRDGFLSRLYAPLCDDDIKDNERVFYTRKNANFLDTARQEIDGLDEDFKKFFIAPLLYEASNKANTSGVFKGFYKNKDGKGEFGGSGKNALKRIMADIVLPVPVFSNFNVKYDVFNKDSNELANELDELDLIYLDPPYNQHPYGSNYFMLNLIAKYDEPKEISKVSGITKDWNRSAYNKKAFASDTFFELIAKLKAKFILISFNSEGFISREKFEQELCKFGKVKILEQKYNTFKASRNLKNRQLHVIEYLYILKKQNKE from the coding sequence ATGGTTAATACAAAAGAAAACGATGCCTATTTAAAAGAACAAATTTTAACCTATCTTGGAAATAAACGTTCTTTGCTTAACTTTATAAATCAAGGTGTTGATATAGCCAAAAAAGAGCTTTTTAAAGATAAGCTTAGTGTTGGGGATTTGTTTTCTGGTTCGGGTATCGTTTCTAGGAATTTAAAGCAACATGCTAGTTATATCGTTGCAAATGATTTAGAGCTTTATTCTAAGATAACTAATGAGTGTTATTTGTTTAATGCTGATTTTGAGTTTAAAAAAGAGCTTCTTAATCTAAATAAAAAACTAAATAAAAATATACAAACAAGCTTAAGAGATGGCTTTTTATCAAGGCTTTATGCCCCTTTGTGTGATGATGATATAAAAGATAATGAAAGGGTATTTTATACTAGGAAAAATGCTAATTTTTTAGATACAGCAAGGCAAGAGATAGATGGGCTTGATGAGGATTTTAAAAAGTTTTTTATAGCACCTCTTTTGTATGAGGCTAGCAATAAAGCAAACACAAGCGGTGTTTTTAAAGGATTTTATAAAAACAAAGATGGTAAAGGTGAGTTTGGCGGTAGTGGCAAAAATGCATTAAAAAGGATAATGGCAGATATTGTATTACCTGTGCCTGTTTTTTCAAATTTTAATGTCAAATACGATGTGTTTAATAAAGATTCAAACGAACTTGCAAACGAACTTGATGAGCTTGATTTGATATACCTAGACCCCCCTTATAATCAACATCCTTACGGTTCTAACTATTTTATGCTAAATCTAATAGCAAAATACGATGAGCCAAAAGAAATTTCAAAAGTTTCAGGAATAACAAAAGATTGGAATAGGTCAGCTTATAATAAAAAGGCTTTTGCCTCTGATACTTTTTTTGAACTCATAGCAAAATTAAAAGCAAAATTTATCCTTATATCGTTTAATTCTGAGGGATTTATTAGTCGTGAAAAGTTTGAACAAGAGCTTTGTAAATTTGGAAAAGTTAAGATACTAGAACAAAAATATAATACATTTAAAGCAAGTAGAAATTTAAAAAATAGACAGCTACATGTTATAGAATATTTATACATATTAAAAAAACAAAATAAGGAATAA